The proteins below come from a single Thunnus thynnus chromosome 10, fThuThy2.1, whole genome shotgun sequence genomic window:
- the LOC137190878 gene encoding uncharacterized protein isoform X1 has product MSRTMKHGLALLLLLFVGTCSASTTTKVAMHGKATQSHHSEGKEDDLVPVAKALARLRTKDSNHTNADHRMGAQKFPENVALRGKATQSHRSDGKGDAFGAAYNAIDGNRDSNFPAGSCSSTTKQTNPWWRVDLLESYVVNAIVITNRGDCCADMINGAEILVGKTLHHTDARDPVVAVISSIAAGRSHIITLEKHVEGRYVTVFLPGSGRVLTLCEVEIYGYRAPTGENLALQGKASQSSLYSYLGDAYHAIDGSRDSNYDYGCCSCTTYMTSPWWRVDLRKTHKVFSVKITNRNAYEHRLDGAEIRIGDSAVDNGNSNPRCAVITHIPAGFTHTFDCKGMDGRYVSIVIPGRADYLHVCEVEVYGSELD; this is encoded by the exons ATGTCAAG AACAATGAAACACGGTTTAgctctgctgttgctgctcttcGTGGGGACGTGCTCAGCTTCCACCACTA CAAAAGTGGCCATGCATGGCAAAGCAACTCAGTCACACCACTCTGAGGGAAAGGAGGATGATTTGGTCCCTGTGGCCAAAGCGCTAGCACGGCTGAGAACAAAGGATTCAAATCATACTAACGCAGACCACAGGATGGGCGCACAGAAGTTTCCAG aaaatgtGGCCTTGCGTGGCAAAGCAACTCAGTCACACCGCTCTGACGGAAAGGGGGATGCTTTTGGGGCTGCTTACAACGCCATTGATGGAAACCGTGATTCTAATTTCCCAGCCGGTTCATGCAGCAGCACTACAAAACAGACCAACCCCTGGTGGAGGGTGGACCTGTTGGAGTCCTACGTGGTCAACGCTATCGTCATCACCAACAGAGGAGACTGCTGTGCAGACATGATCAATGGGGCAGAGATTCTTGTCGGAAAGACTTTACATCACACTGATGCCAGAGACCCAGT ggTCGCTGTGATATCTAGTATCGCAGCAGGCAGGTCTCATATAATAACTCTTGAAAAACACGTGGAGGGACGTTATGTGACTGTGTTTTTACCTGGTTCAGGAAGGGTCCTCACACTCTGTGAAGTCGAAATCTACGGGTACCGTGCCCCAACTG GAGAGAACCTGGCACTCCAAGGAAAAGCCTCACAGTCATCATTGTATTCATATCTTGGCGATGCATATCATGCTATAGATGGGAGTCGTGACAGCAACTATGACTATGGCTGCTGCTCTTGCACAACATACATGACCAGTCCCTGGTGGCGAGTGGACCTGCGGAAAACACATAAAGTATTTTCTGTTAAGATAACCAACAGAAATGCATACGAACATCGACTTGATGGAGCTGAGATCCGCATTGGAGATTCTGCTGTGGACAACGGCAACAGCAATCCCAG GTGTGCTGTGATCACACACATCCCTGCAGGTTTTACCCACACATTCGACTGTAAGGGGATGGATGGTCGCTACGTTAGCATAGTCATTCCTGGAAGAGCCGATTACCTGCACGTGTGTGAGGTGGAGGTGTATGGCTCTGAACTGGATTAG
- the LOC137190878 gene encoding uncharacterized protein isoform X2 yields MKHGLALLLLLFVGTCSASTTTKVAMHGKATQSHHSEGKEDDLVPVAKALARLRTKDSNHTNADHRMGAQKFPENVALRGKATQSHRSDGKGDAFGAAYNAIDGNRDSNFPAGSCSSTTKQTNPWWRVDLLESYVVNAIVITNRGDCCADMINGAEILVGKTLHHTDARDPVVAVISSIAAGRSHIITLEKHVEGRYVTVFLPGSGRVLTLCEVEIYGYRAPTGENLALQGKASQSSLYSYLGDAYHAIDGSRDSNYDYGCCSCTTYMTSPWWRVDLRKTHKVFSVKITNRNAYEHRLDGAEIRIGDSAVDNGNSNPRCAVITHIPAGFTHTFDCKGMDGRYVSIVIPGRADYLHVCEVEVYGSELD; encoded by the exons ATGAAACACGGTTTAgctctgctgttgctgctcttcGTGGGGACGTGCTCAGCTTCCACCACTA CAAAAGTGGCCATGCATGGCAAAGCAACTCAGTCACACCACTCTGAGGGAAAGGAGGATGATTTGGTCCCTGTGGCCAAAGCGCTAGCACGGCTGAGAACAAAGGATTCAAATCATACTAACGCAGACCACAGGATGGGCGCACAGAAGTTTCCAG aaaatgtGGCCTTGCGTGGCAAAGCAACTCAGTCACACCGCTCTGACGGAAAGGGGGATGCTTTTGGGGCTGCTTACAACGCCATTGATGGAAACCGTGATTCTAATTTCCCAGCCGGTTCATGCAGCAGCACTACAAAACAGACCAACCCCTGGTGGAGGGTGGACCTGTTGGAGTCCTACGTGGTCAACGCTATCGTCATCACCAACAGAGGAGACTGCTGTGCAGACATGATCAATGGGGCAGAGATTCTTGTCGGAAAGACTTTACATCACACTGATGCCAGAGACCCAGT ggTCGCTGTGATATCTAGTATCGCAGCAGGCAGGTCTCATATAATAACTCTTGAAAAACACGTGGAGGGACGTTATGTGACTGTGTTTTTACCTGGTTCAGGAAGGGTCCTCACACTCTGTGAAGTCGAAATCTACGGGTACCGTGCCCCAACTG GAGAGAACCTGGCACTCCAAGGAAAAGCCTCACAGTCATCATTGTATTCATATCTTGGCGATGCATATCATGCTATAGATGGGAGTCGTGACAGCAACTATGACTATGGCTGCTGCTCTTGCACAACATACATGACCAGTCCCTGGTGGCGAGTGGACCTGCGGAAAACACATAAAGTATTTTCTGTTAAGATAACCAACAGAAATGCATACGAACATCGACTTGATGGAGCTGAGATCCGCATTGGAGATTCTGCTGTGGACAACGGCAACAGCAATCCCAG GTGTGCTGTGATCACACACATCCCTGCAGGTTTTACCCACACATTCGACTGTAAGGGGATGGATGGTCGCTACGTTAGCATAGTCATTCCTGGAAGAGCCGATTACCTGCACGTGTGTGAGGTGGAGGTGTATGGCTCTGAACTGGATTAG